A stretch of DNA from bacterium:
ATTTTTTTCTTTAATAATATATTGTGGTCTGCGTTTCGATTCAATAAATAGTTTCCCTAAATACTCACCAATTATTCCTAAGATGAGAAGTTGTATACTCCCGATAAACAAGACACTAACAATAAGTGACGCCCAACCAGGAACAGTTTTATCAGTAAATATTGTTATACCTACCGCATATCCTCCATAAAGAATGCATAAAAATGCTAATATTAATCCTAAAAAGGTTGCTAAATGCAATGGCCTAGTACTAAATGAAGTAATTCCGGTTATCGCAAGAAGAATCATATTTTTAAAGGAATATTTGGTCTTCCCGGAATATCTTTTTTGAGGAGTATATTCTAATGCATATTGGCGGAAACCAACCCAAGAAACTAACCCTCGAAGGAAAATAAAGGTCTCATTCAGTTCTCGTAATATATCAATCACCTTTCTATCTAATAATCGGAAATCTGCTGTTCCCGGAGTTATTTCAATTTCAGATATTTTATTCAGTAGTTTATAGAATAACCACGACGTTTTTCTCTTTAAAAATGAAGCATCAGGGTATTCTTTCCGGACAGTATACACGATATCGTATCCTTCTTGCCATTTTTGAATCATCGCATCAACTAATTCTGGAGGATGTTGTAAATCTGCATCAAGAGTGATTAAACAGTCTCCTGTCGAATAATCTAGCCCGGCTTTTAATGCTTTTTGTTGGCCAAAATTTCGCGAAAACGCAAGATATTTTATCTTAGCTCCGTTTTCTACAAGTTCTTTAATTCGTTCTAACGTTGCATCCGTACTGCCGTCATCAACAAAAATAATTTCGTAATCCGAATACTTGTTTAAGACCTCGGTTAGTTTCTTTACAAGAATCGGAATATTTTGTTCTTCATTATAACAGGGGATTACTACAGATATTTTCATGGTATCGTTTGGGTATTAGTATAATTGAATATCATCAATAAATATTTCGCAATTAACTCCGAGTGTATTGATTCCGATAACTTCCATAACCATATTTTTAGTACTCCATTGGTTTACTGGATTTAATGCGGTCGCAACTGCCTGTTGATAAAGATCATTTGCTTCAATTTTCGTCCATACTTTTGGTTGCAAACGGATAACAGCAGAAATTCCACCAGCTTCGGGTCCATATTTTGCTTGTGGTTCGGTTTTTTCATATCGAAAACTAACAACCAATTGCACCACTGATTCTTTGTTTGCATAAACGAACATTCTAACTCCAACAGGATGGGTAAACGGCAGAAATACGACCTTCCCCCATAAATCTGGATTTTGTTCGTTATACTCAATCGAGAACAATTCGGATTTTTGACCCCGATATGAAAGAGTTGAACTTAATGTATGTGTTTTTATTACAGCAGTATTATTTTTTACCCAACGGTCAAAAACTGGTACACTTGTTCGCTCAAAATTTTCTACAGTTACAAAAACATCGTGACCATTCCACAGGATATTTT
This window harbors:
- a CDS encoding glycosyltransferase family 2 protein, which codes for MKISVVIPCYNEEQNIPILVKKLTEVLNKYSDYEIIFVDDGSTDATLERIKELVENGAKIKYLAFSRNFGQQKALKAGLDYSTGDCLITLDADLQHPPELVDAMIQKWQEGYDIVYTVRKEYPDASFLKRKTSWLFYKLLNKISEIEITPGTADFRLLDRKVIDILRELNETFIFLRGLVSWVGFRQYALEYTPQKRYSGKTKYSFKNMILLAITGITSFSTRPLHLATFLGLILAFLCILYGGYAVGITIFTDKTVPGWASLIVSVLFIGSIQLLILGIIGEYLGKLFIESKRRPQYIIKEKNCEK
- a CDS encoding tetratricopeptide repeat protein, yielding MIISNNNNMKKLNLNGILIIWLFLLIGFLIIVFWGSIYMRQIALSDPKVAVIRGKELFKNGQILPAIYSFEKAIQINPEDREAYFYLGKLYYLQKKYTRTLDMFYRFQQIRPTHVDWVSFREEMQTICWSIASVYVVEKKWVEAEDAYSLGAMLSCDPIASLATLKQMANQSFLKPWKNILWNGHDVFVTVENFERTSVPVFDRWVKNNTAVIKTHTLSSTLSYRGQKSELFSIEYNEQNPDLWGKVVFLPFTHPVGVRMFVYANKESVVQLVVSFRYEKTEPQAKYGPEAGGISAVIRLQPKVWTKIEANDLYQQAVATALNPVNQWSTKNMVMEVIGINTLGVNCEIFIDDIQLY